tgagggattcgttggatttcacTTGGAGCCGCtactgcaacatactaacatgaattcaacaattaacttgcataacttagacataGGTACTCGAGCTCAGCCACCGAAGTGCAtgaatagcttatgacattctagatcactcgggacttgccCTCGTTAAATCgtcgtactaacccatgacatcgaacccgaacaatctctaaaatgatgtgtgaaaatttcccaaaaataaaagacatgaacttaCTATTaaaacttgaaaagaagaaagaacaaaatatttggacaaaaggagtggcgctcgggcggtaagaaattaccgctcgggcaccgagataaaaaaataatttcttcgaCAGAGagggtggcgctcgggcggtaaaatgtcaccgctcgggcgccgagtttTCTGAAGCTCTACTCTCGGACAGAatgagtggcgctcgggcggtaagaaattaccgctcgggcgccgagtgtACTGAACTCACGATTTGCCTCTTAATACCCTTAACcaaaaatacgattcgtgaacCAATCCATCGAGACTAGTCCTAGGACACTATGATGCTGACTCGACTATATAACACGTCCCAAACTATCCCAAAGAAACGACGCACTACACGCAAGGCAATAAAACCCATAACCTCACATTTTAACACCAAAATAGTTTTCACGACTACTCGCTCTCCCAAGTGCCTAACAACGCAAAACAAAACGTCAATGACCTTCCCAACATCATTGACCCCATACccaaacgcagcagcgatcacccatcAATACCCAACGAAGCCATCaaccataaaacttcaagaacgcatcaatacatatttttcagaaaatgcagtttgaggaGTCTCACAAAAataaccataactcactcaattgttATCCCAAATACTTCGAGTTTTATATCAAATccaaggtatcaaaaagttttacgactttcatgttgaaagttttctcaaaatcgcgACCGAAAAATAgcagtttttaaaagaacagtaaaaacgaTATTTTCAGATCCAGAAACGTTCAAAATACGATCTAACCAATTTCCGCTCAAACTTTACActtcacacatgtatttttacgcataaaaataacgcaacacatactatgacatgatcgacgcagaaaaaagaatatacgtgccttttgatattaaaatttaccgaaccgacgataccgaagcggagacggagcaAAGGTTGATCCAGGGACGAgggtggctcgattttctttgaagaaaattcaacaaaaCTTTGCTGGAAACtgaaggggaggggcggctgctctcttgatatgaaccctaggtttcttttcaaaaatatgaatgaatggatgtgtatgtgtgtgtgttgtgtgattatgtgtatgtgtgtgtgtgtgtaaagtgtgtgtgcgtgtgttagaaATAATTAGGGAATGATTTTGCTTAATTATACCATTAACCATGCTAAtcaaaatactaattaaaatgttaactcaattaacaaattaattaaaatactatcCCTACTAACCTTTAAATGAAATCCCTTGATTATAATAAAGAGCACAAGCACTAAAtctttaaaggttttaaaatcttaaaacacccaataaataaattaggctttaaaagacTAACActtcataaattaattaaaatgcctcatccttaacttaaaataaaataccgcatttaaAAATTGCCACAATCAtcaccggtctcctttcctcgatcccgcatcgaataatcgcctgaaacatgaaactcaagaaaactattttaacgtgcatcacataaacatacataatttaaaataatgcaatttaataaatcatgcatcactaaaaaaaccattttaaaatgatttaacgattaaataaatacatgggttttgcgtgtactgattttgggctctacactcTGGGCGTGTTCTCTTGTCCATATAAATTTCGTATCTTTTTTCGAAAATGTACTAAACACCTTCATGTGTTTTGCTAGTTTTTTATAAACATCctagcaaaattaacaactcctagaaaactttgaagttgtttattttctttagcTCGTCTGGAAAATTTTGCATATTTTCTACTATATGATATTGCAAAATTATTCCAAACTCATCGATCTCTATTACAAGGAATTCAATTTTTCTTGTGACAATGACTGCTTTATTTTCTGATAAAACCAGTCCTTCTTTTTTACAAACATTcgagaaaatctctaaatgcTTAATATGTTCTTCCATATTTTCTAGGGGCAATTAACATATCGTCAATATagacaaatataaacttaaaattatctttaaatagattatccattttattttgaaatatctggAGTGAATTAGTCAATCCAATTGGTAATACTTCCCAAATATAGTGTCCTTGTGGagtggagaaagctgtgaatttcttgtttttctcCTGCATTCGAATTTGATAAAATCCAGACTTACAATCgaatttagagaatatcttcGCATTTCGTATGCAACTTATTAGATGTTCTCttctaggtataaaatacccatcaaactccaaaattttattaatttcttggtaattAATAACTGGGTTTGTTTCTTTTtatctcaccatgatttcttaccaggAAATTCCGGACTGTTGTATGGTGAAATTCCTACTTTGATCAAACCAAGGTCaaaatgttccttgattataatcttCTTATCCCTTTAATCAATTATGTTCATTGGGATGTATTTGCATCGGACAAATTTATATTCTTtgccttccttaattttaaggtaGGCATTGAGCTAATTTTTATCCCACCATGTCAAGGGATCTTCatggtaattttcttctatccttttcttgacatcttcaaGTCATACCTTTGATTCAAACCCCAACTCATTTTGATATAGGGctattgtcacgccccgaaactcgtagaatgacaccggcgttgtttaacaatcacacaatcgcaacaacaagcctcttgtagcacagtataaaccgaaccagtttatatatcataatcttaaattaaataaccattgtctttacaattcccaaaataaataagacgacatagttttaatgcggaaacgtaaatctACTTAGTAATAACTTAAACTGTATTCCTTGAAcgttcaccatccccagaactgtTCGGACTCCTCATACTCGAGTTCTTCTTCgggcttatctgggaagggttgtaagggggtgagtatttgggaatactcagtaaatgggagaaaatcgagcacaataaagacaacatgcacaaatttcgagaataaaacatgacttgcatacatacttcataaacatgcataactttGACACAGCACTGCGACTCATCTACTTTctacggtttactgacgtcagtccctaatttttactcctctaagggggcgaggccgtatagcggttatgtcccccaccgcgtaagggtacgtcgtggttgggattccctcccgtatacagtcgactcctcacagtgctttTGAAATCGTATGACAATTACACGAAAAGAGTAGAAAGAATATTGTACTCGAGTGtattttcaaaaaccgaaaaattcacatatgcataaaattcgaaactttgatttttaaaaacagcccacttacagtatgtATTTATGCTAGGAACGTAGGTTTTTGGCTTCGAGAATTGGATTGCTTCTCCTTCTTGCTTAGACGGCGCTTCGGCTTCGATTTTTAGGCTAATGTTGGGACGATATTCGGGCAGAGTTTCGGCTAGGGGATTGCTGAAAATTTAGAGATTTCAACAAAGGGGATTTCGAAATTGTGGTGTCTTGTGGAGTGAGGGGATGGCCTATTTATAGTTGAGGGGAGTGGAATTGAATATGGCATCAAAATCCCATATATTTGCACTCAAGATTCACACGATTTTTTTCCTAAGAAAATCATTCCATGGTGAGTTTATTTTGTTACCAATTTATGAGATTCATTCCTTAATCCCTTGCCcctcaatattttcgaaaattaggttGCTAGGTGGGAAGGATTTTGAGCCATCTTGGATGATATATTTCTCAATCACACTAGTATCTATCCATCACCATAATTAGGAAATTAATCTAGGAGGGATTTTCGAAATCTCTAGCAATTATCATGCCTCAACCCTTTTACTTTGTATGATACTCCAATCATGCAAATATTCTTTCCAATTTTCGAAGATTAGCATACCTAAGTGTAGGTATTATTGACTTGGTAAAAAGATTTCCAACAATTAATTTCCCAAGGTGCATATCTTATTATCCTACAAATTTCCTTACAATTGTTAATTGTATCTTAAAAAAATTTTCGGtcctcacatccctccctccttatgagaagtttcgttcTCGAAACTTGGCCTGGCTTGGTCTCCAAACAGGTAGGGATAATCCATTCGCATTTTCTCTTCcacttcccaagttgcttctcgctCGGTGTGGTTGGACCACTGTACCTTGACGTAGGGGATGATGCGTCGTCTGAGGACTTGTTCCTTGGTGTCCACGATTCTAATGGGGACATCTTCGTATTTCAGTTCTTCTCCCAAGTTCCCTTCGATCAAGAGCGGTTCTACTTCTAATACGTGACTTGGGTCTGGAATGTACTTCCTTAGTTGGGACACATGGAACACGTTGTCTATCCTTGACATGCTTGGTGGTAATGCCAGTCTGCATGCTAGCGTGCCCActctttccaagatttcaaagggTCCAACATATCGAGGGTTCAATTTCCCGGCCTTACTGAATCGGACAACTTCTCTCATAGGCTAGACTTTCACATAAGCCTTCTCGCCCACATGGAACTCCATAGGCCTTCTCCTAAGATCTGCCcaacttttctgtcgatcttgagctgccttgagtttcTCTCGGACAATTTTAACTTTGTCCACAGTCATCTGCACTAGCTCGGGTCCCACTAAGGCTTTCTCTCCGACTTCGTCCCAAtaaagtggtgatcgacattttcttccataaaggGCTTCGTATGGGGCCATTCCGATGCTGCTGTGATAGTTGttgttataagcaaactcaattaaGGGTAGATGAGTGCTCCAGTTGCTACTGAATTCAAGAGCGCACGCTCGTAGCATATCTTCTAAGGTCTGTATGGTTCTCTCCGTTtgcccatcggtttgaggatgataggccgtacttAGGGTCACTTTCGTTCCCATGGCCTCTTGAAAGCTTTTCCAAAAACGCGAAACGAACCTCGGGTCTCTGTCAGAGAAGATGCTAACTGGCACTCCATGCAGTTTCACGATGTGGTCCATGTACAGTGAAGCCAACTTGTCGAGGTTGTAATTCATgcggacgggtaggaagtgtgcagtCTTTGTGAGTCTGTCCACGATCACCCATATACCGTCGTGGCTTTGCCTATActttggcaatcctaccacaaagtccatggagatatgctcccacttccattcgggAATTTCCAAAGGTTGCAGTAATCCCCCAGGTCGCTGGTGTTCTGCTTTGACCTGCTGGAATACCTGACATCTGGAGACGAATTCAGCTACATCTCTCTTCATGCCATTCTACCAGAAACTATTCTTGAGGTCCCTGTACATTTTCGTACTGCCTAGGTGGACTGAGAATTTTGACTTGTGCGCCTCTGCCATTATCTCTTGGCGAAGGTTATCACTGTCGGGCACACACATTCtccctttcatccacaagattccctTATCGTCAATCTGATGATCTTGAGACTTCCCTTCTCTGACCTGCTCCTTAAGTTTAGTCAGTACCGGGTCTCGATCctggtttaacttgacggtctcctGTAGGCATGGCTGGACAGAGAGGGACGCTAGAGTTACCTTGCCACGGCCCTTCCGACTTAGCGCATCAGCTACCTTGTTtgctttacccggatggtaacttatggtcaagtcataatctttcagaagttcgatccatcgcctttgcctcatattaatttccttttgggtgaacaagtacttgaggctctgatggtctgtgaagatttcacatttagcaccctagagatagtgcctccaaatctttaaggcaaagACAACCGCTGCTAGTTCCAGGTCATGAGTAGGATAATTCTGCtcatgcggtttcaactgccttgatgagtaggcgatcactcttccttcctgcatgagtacgcatcccagaccttccttagatgcgtcactgtagatggtAAAATCCTTATTTTCTGCAGGCAATATTAAcactggtgtggatgcgagtttctCCTTCAATGTCTGGAAACTCTTCTCACAATCGTCATCCCAGATGAATTTAGaattcttctgtgtgagcttcGTCAGTGGCACGGCTATCGAGGAGAACCCTTCAACAAACTTTCGGTAGTAACCCGCCAATCCAAGAAAACTTCTGATatcggtggcgttcttaggtctCGGCCACTCGgtaattgcctctactttcctTGGGTCCACTGACACTCCTTCTCTTGAAATCACGTGTCCTAGAAACGACACACTCcttagccagaattcacacttgctgaacttagcgtATAGCTTATTCTCTCTTAAGGTCTGTAGTGCAAAGTGAaggtgctcctcatggctcgtCTCGTCAGGAGAATAGACGaggatatcgtcgatgaataccactatgaactgatccaggaatggcttgaacactctgttcatcaggtccatgaatgctgccggtgcattggtcagaccaaaaggcatcactgtgaattcgtaatgcccatacctggttcgaaaggctgtcttggggatatcttcagccctgaccttcaactggtgataacctgtCCTCAGATCCAGTTTAGAAAAGACGGCGGCTCCTTTAAGCTGATCAAACAGATCGTCTATCCGAGGTAGAGGGTACCTGTTCTTGATGGTGATCTTGTTTAATTCTCTGTAGTcgatgcataatctcatactACCAACTtttttctttacgaagagtactggagctccccacggggaCACTACTCGGTCGAATCTGCCTTTTATCTAtcaattcttggagttgttctTTTAATTCCTTGAGTTcggctggtgccattctgtaggGTGCTTTAGAGATTGGTGCAGCACCGGGAACCAAGTTGATTTCGAACTCAATCTCACGGTCCGGGACCGTCCCTGAGAGCTCTTCAGGAAAAACATCTGGGAACTCTCTCACTATCAGGATGTCTTCCAGTTTCATTTCTACTTCTTCTTTTCCTTCCCTGACCATCGCTAGGTAGATGTCCTCCCCggatttcatggctttccaggTTTGAGATGCGGAAAGTAGCAACTTCCGTTCCCTGGATTTACCATGAAACACGACTTCCTTCTGCTCTGCGGTTAGGAGTTTAACTCTCTTCCCTTTACAATCTACTATTGCACTGTTtcttgctaaccaatccatccctaagATTACGTCGAAATCGACCATGATTAGCTGTATCAAATCGGTGCTAAAAGTCTGATCACTAATACTGATTTTACAATCTCTGTAAATCTCGTTCGTTTCAACGGCTCTATTAGTAGGTGTGGCTATTCGGAAAGGTTCGGTTAGCTTATCGGGCTTACGTCCTAATTTTTTAGCAAACCTCTTAGACATAAAGGAGTGCGTAGCGCCACAGTCAAATAATGCCTAAGCAGGCACTGATTGAGTTAGAATGGTACCTGACACGACTTCAGTTGCGTCGTCAGCCTCTTCCTGAGTCATGGCAAAGATCCTAGCATTGGGTTTGTCCTCCTTTGGTTTACTAGGGCCTGCTCCcgtatttggcccagttcctCTGTTTGGCCCTGCTAGTCGGTTGGCGGCGGTAGGACATTCTGCAATTCGGTGCCCCGCTTTCCCACATCCAAAGCATACACCGCTGGCCCTTCGGCATTCCCCGGAGTGCTTGAAGCCACATGTTGAGCATGACTTGAGTCCTGGATTGTTATTGGCGGGGAATTTCCCTGAGGGAGGTCCACCCGACTGATTGGGCCTCTTGAAAATTGGTCTGCCCTGAGAAGGCGGGTTGACAGGGGGTCGCTTGTTCCTGTTTTCCCCTTCTCTTCGACGAATATCAGTTTCGGCTCGGATAGCCGCACCCATCAAATCTGAAAAGTTGGCAGGTTGGTAGACCGCTAGAGCTGATTGGATTCTGCTGTTCAACCCCTTCTTAAAGCGGTGCAATTTCAGAACTTCATCCGCCATAATCGCTGGAGCATATGATCCAAGGGCATTGAACTGAGATGTATATTCCACTACTGACATATCTGGGGCCTGGCTGAGATTTTCAAACTCACTTAGCTTCTGTAGTCTGACTTCTGCCGGGTAGTACTGTTTCAGAAATGTTTCTTGGAAGATTCGCCATGTGATTGGTCCAGCAGCGGTCATAGCTGGCGAGACTGCTTCCCAGCATTTAGCTGCCTTATCTTCCAAGAAGGGCACTGTCACGTCCACTTTTAGTGCATCCGGGACTTCCAACAGTCTTAACTGAGTTTCCACGCTTTTTAGCCAACTCTGGCTAACTTCGGGGTCGGCAGCGCCACTGAAGGTTGGGCACCTGTTCTTGCGCAGTGACTCGTAATGAAACTTGACCCCATGCTGTGGTGGAGGTGGGGGCTGCTGATTAGCATTGGGGTTCACTAACCCTTGAAGTGTCGTCGCCACGATCGTGGCTATGGCCATTAGGTCCGCTTGATTGAGATTGAACTGAGGTGGAGGCCCGTTGCCTTCTTCATTagtgttgttgttgttgttgttgttggcATAACGGGGGTTGCGGTTTTGTCTTGGTGGTCTaccggccatttcctacaagTTAAACGCTTCTAAGAATTTGTTGTATATATAACAAGATTGAATAGATAAGTTATGCTGGAACAATTGAAGTTAATAAGTAAGCATAACTTGAATGAACAACTGagattaataaataatcataattttattaattcttTGAATGTAAGGAAACAACTAAATGAACAAAGCGTGCTGAATGGAAATAAATCATActgactgaaataaaatagcaaCAATGGAAAGATAAACTCCTAGTAATAGGGAAAGGTAACTAAGAACTCTAATCATCTATCTCTCCATCTCCTATGGCAGCTATAGGCTCGTCGATCTCTATCGGCTCCTCTTCTTCCAGCTCCTCCTCCGGCTCCTCCTCTTGCAGTAGCTCCACCATGTGGGTGAGCTGGGCATTCTCTGCATTAAGCTGGGCCACCTGTGTCTTCCACCCCTGAACATCTGCCTCTGCCTCGTCCAATAGATCTATGGTACTCTGATGGCGTAGTTCGTACCCCTTCTTATTCTCCTTGATCTTGTTCTTCAGCGCTTCACCCTGTTGAGTCAGCTAGTGGTTCACTTTGGCAATGCAGCTTATCAGCCTGCACTTAAATTTTCGAGTCTCCTCTTACCCTTGGCATTCTGCTGTTTCTCCTCTTCAAGTTCCTTGCGACAGCGCTCCGCATCCTCTCGTAGCTTtccattttgatatttgcattgctCTATGACGTCCCGTAGGTCCATGTTATCTCCCATAACTAGTTCACCCTGATAGATAGACTGATTAAGGCGGACCTGAATCTCTTCTTTCTCAGCG
The Primulina tabacum isolate GXHZ01 chromosome 9, ASM2559414v2, whole genome shotgun sequence DNA segment above includes these coding regions:
- the LOC142556858 gene encoding uncharacterized protein LOC142556858, translated to MREVVRFSKAGKLNPRYVGPFEILERVGTLACRLALPPSMSRIDNVFHVSQLRKYIPDPSHVLEVEPLLIEGNLGEELKYEDVPIRIVDTKEQVLRRRIIPYVKVQWSNHTEREATWEVEEKMRMDYPYLFGDQARPSFENETSHKEGGM
- the LOC142556859 gene encoding uncharacterized protein LOC142556859, which translates into the protein MAGRPPRQNRNPRYANNNNNNNTNEEGNGPPPQFNLNQADLMAIATIVATTLQGLVNPNANQQPPPPPQHGVKFHYESLRKNRCPTFSGAADPEVSQSWLKSVETQLRLLEVPDALKVDVTVPFLEDKAAKCWEAVSPAMTAAGPITWRIFQETFLKQYYPAEVRLQKLSEFENLSQAPDMSVVEYTSQFNALGSYAPAIMADEVLKLHRFKKGLNSRIQSALAVYQPANFSDLMGAAIRAETDIRRREGENRNKRPPVNPPSQGRPIFKRPNQSGGPPSGKFPANNNPGLKSCSTCGFKHSGECRRASGVCFGCGKAGHRIAECPTAANRLAGPNRGTGPNTGAGPSKPKEDKPNARIFAMTQEEADDATEVVSGRKPDKLTEPFRIATPTNRAVETNEIYRDCKISISDQTFSTDLIQLIMVDFDVILGMDWLARNSAIVDCKGKRVKLLTAEQKEVVFHGKSRERKLLLSASQTWKAMKSGEDIYLAMVREGKEEVEMKLEDILIVREFPDVFPEELSGTVPDREIEFEINLVPGAAPISKAPYRMAPAELKELKEQLQELIDKRQIRPSSVPVGSSSTLRKEKSW